In one Lasioglossum baleicum chromosome 17, iyLasBale1, whole genome shotgun sequence genomic region, the following are encoded:
- the LOC143217466 gene encoding cAMP-dependent protein kinase catalytic subunit 1 translates to MKQIYPQAHRHQTKTKASKKGKEDTKKKRASRFHQKRVTMNPERLRAIQEYQNILDELKNTFTERWKVTPVDNCSLKDFERFRTIGTGAFGRVLLVKYKPTSVFYAMKVLDKSKVVKLKQVNHTYNEKRILQCVRFPFVVYMEYCFKDNSYVYLVLPYINGGEMFTHLRRMGKFDEALARFYAAQVLLALEYLHHCSLVYRDLKPENILIHSSGYIRMTDFGFCKMIDGRTWTLCGTPEYLAPEVILSKGYGMSVDWWSFGVFIYEMNAGYPPFYSGEPMKIYEKIISGKYKFAHHFGEELRDILKNILQVDLTRRFGNLKNGTLDIKSHKWFQTTDWDLIYHQKIQPSFIPKCATPEDSSNFDEYAEEPLTVDNVDRFAKDFANF, encoded by the coding sequence ATGAAGCAAATATACCCACAAGCTCATCGCCATCAGACGAAAACTAAAGCCTCGAAGAAAGGGAAAGAGGATACTAAGAAGAAGAGAGCTTCTCGTTTTCACCAGAAACGTGTGACTATGAATCCGGAGCGTTTGCGAGCGATTCAAGAGTACCAGAATATATTGGACGAATTGAAGAACACGTTTACCGAGAGATGGAAGGTTACCCCAGTTGACAATTGCAGCCTGAAGGACTTCGAACGATTTCGAACGATCGGTACCGGCGCGTTCGGGCGAGTGTTGCTGGTTAAATATAAACCAACTTCCGTTTTCTACGCGATGAAGGTGTTGGACAAGTCCAAGGTCGTTAAGTTGAAGCAGGTTAATCATACGTACAACGAGAAGAGGATACTGCAGTGCGTTCGATTCCCTTTTGTCGTTTACATGGAATACTGTTTCAAAGATAACTCGTACGTCTACTTGGTGTTGCCGTATATAAACGGAGGCGAGATGTTCACGCATCTGAGACGAATGGGGAAATTCGACGAGGCTTTGGCACGGTTCTACGCGGCACAGGTACTACTCGCGCTGGAGTACCTTCACCATTGCAGTCTCGTCTATCGAGACTTGAAGCCGGAGAATATCTTGATTCACAGTTCTGGTTATATTAGAATGACCGATTTCGGATTCTGCAAGATGATCGACGGAAGGACATGGACGCTGTGCGGCACGCCCGAGTACCTAGCACCGGAAGTGATACTCTCGAAGGGTTACGGTATGTCCGTAGATTGGTGGAGCTTCGGCGTCTTCATCTACGAGATGAACGCGGGCTACCCCCCGTTTTACTCCGGCGAACCAATGAAGATCTACGAGAAAATCATCTCCGGGAAGTACAAGTTCGCGCACCACTTCGGCGAGGAGTTGCGGGACATCCTGAAGAATATACTTCAGGTGGACTTGACCAGACGGTTCGGAAATCTGAAGAACGGTACCCTAGACATAAAAAGCCACAAATGGTTCCAGACGACTGACTGGGACTTGATTTATCATCAAAAGATCCAACCGAGCTTCATACCGAAATGCGCCACGCCTGAAGATTCGAGCAACTTCGACGAATACGCGGAGGAACCCCTGACCGTTGATAACGTCGATCGTTTCGCCAAAGATTTCGCGAACTTTTAA